GCAGTCATAGTTCATGTTCATTGCTTTTTATCATCATTATGCCACAACAGAGCCATTACTATGCTGTGTTTTGATACATATGTAATCTTGAAAAATTTTCCTCGCGTTAAAATTCCAGGTTTCTATGGTATCATTAGCACCAGTTATACGAAGAAGTTCTAATTTGAGATGTCTGAGAGCAGCTGGATGCCGTAACCTGTTGGTTGAACATGGTGAAGTAGATTTAATGAGTGGTAATATTTACGGAGATTTTACACAAGAAATAACCAGTAATTGCTGCTTGGAGGATGTTGAAATGGGGTGGGCATTTTGCCCTATTCGAGTTACAGCCCTTATCCCTTCTTTAAGTAAAGTAAGAAAAATGACTATTGGCCTCGGCACAACATTAGGAGAGAATATATTGTGTGCTCTTCCTGAGATTTGCCCTTCCCTTGAGTCTTTGGTTCTTAGGTTTCAGGTGTGTCTCTGGCTCAGGTCTCCACTTTTCGTTCAATAATAAAACTACTTGTGCCTTAACTCATTAATAACTGGATGATGTACATACCAGATGATCTCTGACAAAGTTGTAAGAAATCTGTTGGAATCCTCAATGAAGCTTCGGGTGCTTTGCCTTTACTCTTGTCTTGGCAATTTAACTTCATTTAGCTTTCAAACGAAGGCACCGGCTCTAAGAATCTTAAGGCTTGAGCGGATTACTCCATGGATGACAAATGATGACTTGGCAGTCCTTATACAGAACTACAATTTAGTTGAACTTTCACTGTCTGGTTGCCAACTCCTTGACTCCAGTAAGTTCTACTTTGAAATTCAGTGTGTGGAGTGGACCAATCATGATGTTGTTAATTTGGGTCTTTTTGTTATCAACAGGCTCTCAGGAGTTAATATCGTCTGGGTGGCCAAATTTGACTTGTTTACACCTTGAGGTCTGCAATGTTTTGCATAGGAGctttggttaaaaattatctttatGTTTGTAGCTTCTATTTTAAGTCAAATCTCAAGGTTTCAGTGCTATATCTCTGTAGCTACCCTCTTAAATAGTTAGAAACTTCTGACAAAACTAAAAGATATCTTGTCCATTTATGCATCAGCAAGCCTGTATAACTGTAGTTCATATTTCTTGAAACCATGATGATACATTTTTTAGGGTAGGTATTCAATGTTTTGAAAGCTCCAATCTACAGTTGAAATTATTAGCATACTCTAAACCTCATCACTTATGTGTAGATTTGTTTGATTTACAGGAATGTGGACAGATAACGCTTGATGGGGTTTCTTCAATTTTAAACTGTAAAGCTTTGGAAGATCTCTTACTTCGGCACACGGTGAGCATGAAAAATGGTGTAGCCATGTGTTTTGGATAATTGATATGATCTAAAAACCCACAAACCTGAATGTTTTGTATATTATTGTGTTTGTGTAAGTGTAAGCAATTCTCTTGGACAAATAAAGTGTTTTTGGAACAATGAATTACATTAAAGGATGGTAGCAACTTGCTGCTCTTCACCGAAAGGTTTTTAGGCCTATGACTTGGTGCTGCTACCAAAACAATCCTTTGATCATGGTGTTTcacctttatatatatgcatgctatTGCAATAAACTTGCAGCAAATCCTGCTTCATGCTTCATTGGCAtcatgatttttgtttttcatcagAACGGCATTCCATGCCATATACTTGACAAGTCATCGTCATAAATTAGATCCAAGACAAATTGTCTATACACCtggaatttattttaataggaTCATCAGTTGGTTGTTTGTAGTTATTCTGGTTAATGCCACTATTTAGTACTCCGAATTTACAGTGGTACAtgatttgaaataatttaccAATTGTACTATAATTCTGACCGTGCAGTTCTCTACATCATACATTGTGTAGATTCAGGATGGTATAGCAGTAAGCTCTGTGCTCGATCTTTCCCTTACAAAGGGAGAAACCCTTGTGCATGACAAGAAACAAGAATGAACACTAAATGCTTCCAGTGCGCAACTATTTCCGTTGACAAGCTTTGTTGAAGATGTTTAAATTGTATGCTGTTTAAGATGTTTCTGAGACTTTGTTCGTTACAGGGTAAAGGTATTGGAAGAACCATCATAACCGATGCCATCTCAGAGGTACCcatcttatttataatataggtCATAGGTGCAATGCAACTGAGTTTGGTGTTTATTTCAGCTACCACTACTAAGAAAGCTGGCGTTGGATCTCTGTGATGCTTCTGAAGAAGGCTATGATAGCCCAAATGTGAGTATTCCAAAGATTTGCCGAGTTGGTCAATAATTATAACTGGATAAAAATgctaattcatttttattgatttGAAGAACCCGGTGGGGAAGATGATTAGAGCCGTAAGGATGAGTAGATGCAAGTCGGCGAGGTCTTGTTTCGATCTTCCCAGTGAAGGATCCTCAAAACGAGTACACAAGGAGACCATAGTGTTAGAATGGAGCAGCAGACAGCTCAGAACCACCATAGTGAAAGAAAGACTCTAATACTGTAGTAATCTCTACCATTATGTTGTACTCGTATACCGGATGCTTGTGTCATTCTGTGGAATACCACCTGGATTTATGAGggtattgtttttttactcaTGTAGAATACGCTGGTTTCTTGTACATTTGAGATTTCGATTCCCCTTGTCTTCATTTTTTCTCTAGTGAGAAATAGAACTACcaacttatattaaaaaaaaaaagaaagaagagaaatgaAAAAGAACAATCTTAGCAGCCCAGCCCAAGGCCCAAATCGCGAGGCCCACAGCGAAGAGAGCATtacctcctctctcgcgcggggacggcggcggcgcacaccacccgccgccggccatcccCATCTACGCGAAGGCGAGCCACACCGGGATGGCCCACCTCGCCGCCTCTGCCGCCCCGCACTCGAACGCTGACCCCGGCGCCGCTGAGGAGGCCTCCCAGTCTCCGGCGCCGACGGAGACGGGGCGgaggaaggtggtggtggtgatgggcGCGACCGGCGCAGGCAAGTCGCGGCTGGCCGTCGACCTCGCGGCCCACTTCGCCGGCGTCGAGGTGGTCAGCGCCGACTCCATGCAGGTCTACCGCGGCCTCGACGTCCTCACCAACAAGATCCCCCTCCACGAGCAGAACGGTATCTCCCCTGTCCCCCTGCAGGATTcacctctcctttttttttttttcttttggaccAAACCCGCTTCGGATCGAGCTCAACGGCGCTAATTTTGCCGGGTTTCCAGGCGTTCCTCACCATCTCCTTAGCGTAATCGACTCCTCCGTGGAGTTCACTTGCCGCGATTTCCGTGACCATGCTGTCCCGGTGAGCCTATGATGTTGCTGCTACAGCTTTCAGTGCTCCTAGTGTGCCAGGTTTACTGATTATTACTTGGTGTTTGTGAGTGTGGTCACAGATCATAGAAGGAATTTTTGATCGTGGTGGCCTCCCTGTTATTGTCGGTGGTACAAACTTCTACATCCAGGTTCATATTTCGGTGCATGCCTATTGTAGGCTGTTTCTTATGAATTACTAGACTATATCTGATCTTTGTCCTTTTAACCCTTATTATAGACTCTTGTTAGCCCATTCCTCTTCGATGATATGACACAGGATATTGAGGGCTGCACTTTTAGTGAACATCTAGATGAGATAGGTGAACAATGAAATCTCTGCACATGTTTCTTGTTGTTAGCATGTCTATAAATCTAGATCGATGGTTGTGTCCAATTGGTGTTTCACTTGTTAAGCACGGACTAAACATGCTAATCAGGCCTTGATAATGATGATGAAGCCAGTCTGTATGAGCATTTGAAGATCATCGATCCTGTTGCAGCCCAAAGGATCCACCCGAACAACCATCGAAAAGTAAGGGTGTTGCACTGTTGGACCTTAAACAGTTAGGTTTCTTTGGTAGCAGGTGCATTTTCCTTGTGGCGTTGCCCCATGTGCCTTATTTGGTTATCCTGTTTTGCGCGTTTTACTGTATTTCCCAGATAAAACGGTACCTTGAGTTGTATGAATCCACAGGCGCCCTACCTAGTGATCTTTTCCAAGGGGAAGCCACAGAGGTGAGGAAAATTTCAATTTCCTTTAGTTTCTTTATTCTGACTTGGTGCTGTTTATAGACTCTGTAGTCCATGTGAAATGTGCAAGGACTTTGTGCATATTATCAtgcctgcaggctgcagcacATTTTTTCCCTGTGCAAGCTAGACCTCCTGTGAACTTTAAATGTCCTAATGGGAACATTTGTTGTCAGGACAGAGGTGGGGTCGACCTAGTAACTCCAGATTTGACTGTTGTTTCTTGTGGGTAGATGCTGATCTTCAAGTTCTGGATCGTTATGTAAGTGAAAGGGTCAACTGCATGATTGATGATGGCTTGCTAGATGAAGTGTGCAACATATATGATCGAGAGGCCACTTATACCCAAGGGCTGCGGCAGGCCATTGGTGTTCGTGAATTTGATGAGCTCTTCAGATTTTATCTTACAAGAAAAGATACCGGTGAGATAAAGATGGATTCATGTACAACTATGGCAGGTATCCATGATGATAATCTGAAGAGCTTATTGGACGAAGCAGTCTCACAGCTAAAAGCAAACACGCGTAAACTTGTTCGACGTCAAGTAATCTCAAAACTTCTTTTAAAGTAAATAATTGTATattgtgtgttttttatattcttgccttttttttaGAGACGAAGGCTACATCGGTTGAATAAAGATTTTGAGTGGAATTTGCATCATGTTGATGCAACAGAAGCTTTCAATAGTAAGGCTGTCTgcatttctaattttctataataaagTTTTCATGATTTCAGTTTGATCAACATGTCAATATGTCATGCATATTTTTAGGTGCCACTGCTGACTCATGGAACAAGAAAGTTGTGAAACCTTGCGTGGATATTGTTAGAGGTTTTTTGTCTAATGATACAACTTTGGCAAGCAGTGATCGTTCTAATGTAACTGGAAGCTCTAAGATGTCTTCAAGAGAGTTGTGGATTCAGTACGTTTGTGAGGTAATTGGGAGGATTTTGTGCTTCTTACAAGGAAGCAAATGTTGATACCCGTATTAGCATTTGTGCGTTTTGCCACATGTTTTGTTGGCAGGAGAGCAATCAATCTGATGAACTCTTGCCTTCcctgcttttattttttacaggCTTGCGATAACCGGGTCCTTCGTGGGGCGCATGAGTGGGAGCAGCACAGGCAAGGCCGATGCCACCGGAAAAGAGTACAACGGTTGAAACAGAAGACTAGAGGAGAACACTGATATCATTATAACCATATGGCACCGTTTGCACTTTATATCTGTAACTGTTCCCATGCATCCTGTTTGTGTAAACTGAGTCAAATTGGCTGAAGACTACACCGTTCAGAAGGTGGTAAGAGGCATATACAGACATACAGTACTTGCTAGATTCTTGTGCCAGTTCCAAATTACCAATGTAGAGAACCGGTGTAAAGAACACGAACTCCTGCACTGATGACTAGTTGGAGTTTGTCGTATGTGCTGATCATTTCTAGACTAGTTTTTCCACTATGGACACAGGAAACACTGCAAATTGGGTAGGCGACCGGTCTTTGTATCTAAGTGATGTTAGTGATTAGCATGACATTGACCCATCGAATACTGCATGTCTTAGTCTTCCAGACTGCatgatttttcctttttgtatgACTGGAGTAGGGCCATGCTTAGGTACAAACATTAATGCATAAATTCCTGGGCGTGATGAAACTGCAAAGAGTAGCTCTCATTGTTTGCTCGATTACACACCTAGACAATACACGTGGATCATACAAAAGATaatcaccctcatcttttaACTTGTGActgtgtttatgtttataaactaaaatttaaattttaactttaaatttggaggtgattttagagttttctatcatagttatttttcagtcttgacctttagatcgataaaacacgaatatagaaattttatttataaaatattttttgtttacaaatatttcgTTCGGTTATCGCCCCAATGTTTGACACTGCTGCAGAATAACTGGTAGGTATGTATGTGTACAGTTGTGACTTGTTTCTGAAAGGGATGGATACGACCGACTTATGATACTTTTCTTATCCTAGATTCCTAATTACAGAAGATGGTCGAAAGTGGGAGAGGGAACCTGTGCCTCATTTGGAAAGAACGAATTTTGATGGGAACTAAACTAATTTACACGAATATCATGTAAAAACCAATCTTTTCCAACAAGCTAGCCTCAAATTTGAGTGACAAAATACCTTCCTTTAAAGTTTCCGTGGAATTCTCTCGTTTCGAGGGACGAATTCTCTCGTTTAGAGATAAGTTTCTCTTCTAAGTCTGTACGGCTGATTTCCCGGTTATTTGCAAAACACCCTCAATAAGGATGCTTTTTAAAATACTGTTCTTCTAGAGGAATATTCATGTGAATGTACAGTGTAAAAAGCACAGTGGTGATTAAgtaattgtttagattttttataaaaaaaccaaacgatatatttaaaaacaaaaaataatttataaataaaactttatatacatattattagtgaaaaaaataagctaaaaaataaacttcaataaaaaacttaaaattaactctaaatttaaaattaacataaacgaaaagacgagCTCTAGTCTTTTCCACCTGTGCACAGCAGCACAGGCACCGACCTGCCATAttatttaggccttgtttagattgcaaaaagattttgcagaaatatcacgtcaaaaatttaaacacagatttaaagtattaaatatagtttaattacaaaacaaatttcagattctgcttGGAAACCgcgggacgaatcttttgagcttaattaatccatcattagcgcatattggttactgtagcacttatggctaatcacgtactaattaggctcaaaaaattcgtctcacgatttcttacataactgtgtaattagttttttgttttatctacgtttaatactccatttagatatttaaagattcgatatgatgtttttgggtaaaaatttttagaaactaagcAGTCCCTTACACGGCTAAGGTCGGCATGAAATCATCATGTACGGATGCAAACGTGACGACATCATCAGAAACATAGTATATACTGCAGGTCGATCCGCcgatttcttaaaaaaacaattctattttatttgcatTAGTGGAGTTGTACTGCTATGCATGTTGCTACTCTTAATGGTAAAGTAGATGGAAGAGTGTGCACGGGCGCACGTGTTTCATTCCTCTAATGGTAAATCCCCACGTGACTTGCAAAGCGGGGCGGGAGGCTAAGCGGGTCCCGCTCCCCCCCGCCGCTGTCTCCAGTTCACACCCACAACCCGACTCGTGTCCGCCTCGACGGCGAGCTCGACGGGTCCCGACCCGCGAACCCGACATCCCTACCTACTTATCTCCCTCcaccctctctccttcctcccgcATTCTCAGCTCAGCTCACCTCAGCTCGGCTAGGTGTTCGATCATGGACGCCGAGGACACGTCGTCGGCATCCTCCTcgtcgctctcgccgccgtcgtcgccgggcgtGGGCGGCCgccacgcgctgccgccgaAGCGGCGGGCGGGGCGGAAGAAGTTCCGGGAGACGCGGCACCCGGTGTACCGCGGCGtgcgggcgcgcgcggggggaaGCCGCTGGGTGTGCGAGGTGCGGGAGCCGCAGGCGCAGGCGCGCATCTGGCTCGGCACCTACCCGACGCCCGAGATGGCCGCCCGCGCccacgacgtcgccgccatcgccctccgcggcgcgggcgccgccgaGCTCAACTTCCCGGACTCCCCCTCCGCGTTGC
This is a stretch of genomic DNA from Oryza brachyantha chromosome 1, ObraRS2, whole genome shotgun sequence. It encodes these proteins:
- the LOC102701051 gene encoding LOW QUALITY PROTEIN: BTB/POZ domain-containing protein FBL11-like (The sequence of the model RefSeq protein was modified relative to this genomic sequence to represent the inferred CDS: inserted 1 base in 1 codon; substituted 1 base at 1 genomic stop codon); protein product: MRGDASFAGGGEDAAADVVVLEITDTSFTGEADTSPPPPVAVCDLASLEPLPFPTISVRADRTRLIESSSYFRALLGGSFSESGREHVQISCNLEAAVQVLLYLSEPSGSITITHHTFLPLMEGGLFLAVENLLTECERWFRTMSSQNSSLLVPLDFLIEIWYFGQEHGITYVQDICPRYLAQNFVQVISRRSFVKMPYDLLYSTIECPHLTVDSEKQLCEAILCWISENRQCCEELLPNSVDGELYLLNKVRICLLPLEFAAGTKRNWAEFGSKVENRLLNLLKDSVQTVLNAIADDDLASYCVRITDYSKKIVLSGCPQITTEILYISVLSTILDASFKIRIESSCSQADYRNIILYNELEKAVKTSSFGNVHMLDLSKCPNVHFRAAIDWLKLAFPELQIFKASFCLLFQFEDLLYLLLTCPWINEIDFTIDTGIISQKHSVISSRFEVRGVMKPKLTRCYVQDPSCDTTMNSYFSNISKLILEGRNDINDADLLKISILKNSLCYINIKNCTLLTDDGISKLLLKCMKIHSMVLSYTSFGNQSIQMLCTTNPLDSKDECSHVMAFGMQELHLDGCQGIGYAAMSQLMSNVNXTNLLSLRETSLTDDTLCNFVGSSLEYLDISETMVSMVSLAPVIRRSSNLRCLRAAGCRNLLVEHGEVDLMSGNIYGDFTQEITSNCCLEDVEMGWAFCPIRVTALIPSLSKVRKMTIGLGTTLGENILCALPEICPSLESLVLRFQMISDKVVRNLLESSMKLRVLCLYSCLGNLTSFSFQTKAPALRILRLERITPWMTNDDLAVLIQNYNLVELSLSGCQLLDSSSQELISSGWPNLTCLHLEECGQITLDGVSSILNCKALEDLLLRHTGKGIGRTIITDAISELPLLRKLALDLCDASEEGYDSPNNPVGKMIRAVRMSRCKSARSCFDLPSEGSSKRVHKETIVLEWSSRQLRTTIVKERLXYSAQPKAQIARPTAKRALPPLSRGDGGGAHHPPPAIPIYAKASHTGMAHLAASAAPHSNADPGAAEEASQSPAPTETGRRKVVVVMGATGAGKSRLAVDLAAHFAGVEVVSADSMQVYRGLDVLTNKIPLHEQNGVPHHLLSVIDSSVEFTCRDFRDHAVPIIEGIFDRGGLPVIVGGTNFYIQTLVSPFLFDDMTQDIEGCTFSEHLDEIGLDNDDEASLYEHLKIIDPVAAQRIHPNNHRKIKRYLELYESTGALPSDLFQGEATERWGRPSNSRFDCCFLWVDADLQVLDRYVSERVNCMIDDGLLDEVCNIYDREATYTQGLRQAIGVREFDELFRFYLTRKDTGEIKMDSCTTMAGIHDDNLKSLLDEAVSQLKANTRKLVRRQRRRLHRLNKDFEWNLHHVDATEAFNSATADSWNKKVVKPCVDIVRGFLSNDTTLASSDRSNVTGSSKMSSRELWIQYVCEACDNRVLRGAHEWEQHRQGRCHRKRVQRLKQKTRGEH
- the LOC121053323 gene encoding dehydration-responsive element-binding protein 1F-like, with translation MDAEDTSSASSSSLSPPSSPGVGGRHALPPKRRAGRKKFRETRHPVYRGVRARAGGSRWVCEVREPQAQARIWLGTYPTPEMAARAHDVAAIALRGAGAAELNFPDSPSALPRARTASPEDIRVAAAQAAELYRPPTTASAYAPPPAALALPDPQEAGAATSGRPAAVFVDEDAIFDMPGLMDDMARGMLLTPPAMGRGLDWAAVDDDHYHMEYKLWTD